One genomic segment of Brassica napus cultivar Da-Ae chromosome A3, Da-Ae, whole genome shotgun sequence includes these proteins:
- the LOC106428494 gene encoding uncharacterized protein At3g28850-like, translating to MGCVSSKLVKKKLVREIRVNNGGDHIVSLTSTTYGHLDLDQRAETTSPKLQELTYESETIKPRLSTTQRDDHPEIINTWELMKDLEDSTKISPKSRGVFGKSWKTPAKSSLESPKRNGSSKRFRGKENRGEKQSPNQVPKRGVMRLSFPLKSEEPLAVTRQRRKSFSPMFDPELVASYERELSQEKEQIKMVIKTEEKNRGSERILESFPEKCPPGGEDSVVVYTTTLRGIRKTFEDCNKVRSVLDSHEVRFSERDVSMHSVFKEEIRGILGTRQVKIPAVFVKGRMVGSVEEVMRLEEEGRLGILLECMPKQRMGGGCCCGCGGMRFVMCDVCNGSCKVRDVEKKKNTVKCLVCNENGLVLCPICS from the coding sequence ATGGGTTGTGTTTCTTCGAAGCTAGTAAAGAAGAAACTGGTAAGAGAGATTCGAGTCAACAACGGCGGCGATCACATTGTCTCTCTTACTTCAACTACTTACGGTCATCTCGATCTCGACCAACGAGCAGAAACGACTTCTCCTAAGTTACAGGAACTCACTTACGAATCCGAAACAATCAAACCAAGACTATCTACTACACAGAGAGATGATCATCCAGAGATAATCAACACATGGGAGCTTATGAAAGATCTCGAAGATTCGACAAAGATCAGCCCCAAATCTCGTGGAGTGTTCGGGAAATCGTGGAAGACTCCGGCGAAATCGAGCCTGGAGTCTCCGAAGAGGAACGGTAGTAGTAAGAGATTCAGAGgaaaagaaaacagaggagAGAAACAGAGTCCGAACCAGGTTCCGAAGAGAGGCGTGATGCGTTTGAGTTTCCCTCTCAAATCAGAAGAGCCTTTAGCGGTTACTAGGCAGAGGAGGAAGAGTTTCAGTCCAATGTTCGATCCGGAGCTCGTGGCTTCTTACGAGAGAGAGCTCTCTCAGGAGAAGGAGCAGATCAAGATGGTGataaaaacagaggaaaaaaaCAGAGGATCAGAGAGAATCCTCGAGAGTTTCCCGGAGAAATGTCCACCGGGAGGAGAAGACTCGGTGGTGGTCTACACAACGACGTTACGAGGGATAAGGAAGACGTTCGAGGATTGCAATAAGGTGAGATCGGTGCTGGATTCGCACGAGGTTAGATTCTCGGAGAGAGACGTGTCGATGCACTCTGTTTTCAAGGAGGAGATCAGGGGCATTTTGGGAACGAGGCAGGTGAAGATACCGGCGGTGTTCGTGAAGGGGAGGATGGTAGGAAGCGTTGAGGAAGTGATGAGGTTGGAGGAGGAGGGTAGATTGGGAATTTTGCTTGAGTGTATGCCTAAGCAGAGGATGGGAGGTGGCTGCTGCTGTGGGTGCGGTGGGATGAGGTTTGTGATGTGTGATGTTTGTAATGGAAGCTGCAAGGTTAGGgatgtggagaagaagaagaatactgTTAAGTGTTTGGTGTGTAATGAGAATGGTTTGGTTCTCTGTCCAATTTGCTCTTAG